A genomic stretch from Malus domestica chromosome 15, GDT2T_hap1 includes:
- the LOC103424731 gene encoding casein kinase 1-like protein 1, whose amino-acid sequence MEPLVGGRFQLVRKIGSGSFGQVYRGSNIQTNEEVAIKLESAKTRHPQLLYESKFYKILHGGPGVPNVRSFGSEGDYSFLVMDFLGPSLEDLFQACSKKFSLKTVLMLADQMLDRVEFVHSKSVLHRDIKPDNFVMGAGRRANQVYIIDFGLAKKYRNSSTHRHIPYRDNKSLVGTARYASVNNHLGIEQSRRDDLESLGYVLMYFLRGSLPWQGVKAGTKMQKDENIAEKKMSTSIESLCSGYPSEFSVYFHYCRSLAFDAKPDYAYLKRLFNGVFKREGFQFDYDFDWTRSLKRLET is encoded by the coding sequence ATGGAGCCTTTGGTGGGTGGAAGGTTTCAACTTGTTCGAAAGATCGGTAGCGGATCGTTTGGACAGGTCTACCGGGGTAGTAATATTCAGACAAACGAGGAGGTTGCTATCAAGCTCGAAAGTGCCAAGACGAGGCATCCACAACTGCTGTATGAATCAAAGTTTTATAAAATACTACATGGAGGACCTGGAGTTCCAAACGTGAGATCGTTTGGCTCCGAAGGAGACTACAGTTTTCTTGTCATGGATTTCCTTGGACCTAGTCTTGAGGATTTGTTCCAAGCTTGCAGCAAGAAATTCTCCCTTAAGACGGTTCTCATGCTCGCAGATCAAATGCTCGATCGAGTGGAGTTTGTTCATTCGAAATCAGTCCTGCACCGCGACATCAAGCCAGACAATTTCGTGATGGGAGCGGGTCGACGGGCGAATCAGGTTTACATCATCGACTTCGGCCTCGCTAAGAAGTACAGAAACTCTTCAACTCATCGGCATATTCCGTACAGAGACAATAAAAGTCTGGTAGGTACTGCAAGATATGCAAGCGTGAACAACCATCTTGGCATTGAACAAAGCCGCCGGGACGATTTGGAATCACTAGGATATGTGCTTATGTACTTTCTAAGAGGAAGTCTTCCTTGGCAGGGTGTGAAAGCAGGGACAAAAATGCAGAAAGATGAGAATATCgcagaaaagaaaatgtcaaCTTCTATCGAGTCGCTATGCTCTGGTTACCCTTCCGAGTTTTCGGTATACTTCCATTACTGTAGGTCATTGGCGTTTGATGCTAAACCAGATTATGCTTATCTGAAGAGACTCTTTAATGGCGTTTTTAAAAGGGAAGGTTTTCAGTTCGACTACGATTTTGATTGGACTCGATCGCTTAAACGTCTGGAAACATAA
- the LOC103424732 gene encoding U-box domain-containing protein 35-like has product MWLPNNQVDRKEVGNGIVAVAIDKDKNSQCALKWAIDNLIKPGQSVLLIHVKIKPPLFSQSPSLSNSTPRSNPNWDQQFVCKEPDSQTRELIRPFRVFCARKNIQCRDIVLEDSDVTKALVEYITQSSIEHLVVGASAKTGFLRFKASDIPGSISKAAPDFCNVYVVAKQKLQSRRAASRPAPATSPLRNPAFNHTPSAKPEPYVFPPSGNKGNEKPPEPQRKSHDEMDNFRSPFTRKGPNGKSYADLPMPDTDISFVSSGRPSIDRIFPAFYNENLDSGRVTPPRMSNSTEIDLNHSFESMQYFGRRSVDINSSPPTFSSVSQDSDRLSSASQPMEEVEAEMRRLKLELKQTMEMYSTACKEALSAKQKAVELQRWKLEEERRLEEARLAEEAAMAIVEKERAKSRAAIEAAEAAKRIAELEAQKRINAEMKALKEQEEKKKALDALQHSDVRYRRYSIEEIEAATEFFTESRKIGEGGYGPVYRCYLDHTPVAVKVLRPDAAQGRSQFNQEVEVLSCIRHPNMVLLLGACPEYGCLVYEYMANGSLEDRLLRRGNSPPLSWQLRFKIAAEIGTGLLFLHQAKPEPLVHRDLKPANILLDRNYVSKISDVGLARLVPPSVADTVTQYRMTSTAGTFCYIDPEYQQTGMLGVKSDVYSLGIMFLQMITAKPAMGLTHHVERAIEKGTFADMLDPSVPDWPVEDTLKFAKLALQCAELRRKDRPDLGKVIQPELNRLRGIAEETMHPTLMAGDHSPSCKYSQVSVQLEGSEPGTRSTES; this is encoded by the exons atgtggcTGCCCAATAATCAAGTGGACAGGAAGGAAGTAGGGAATGGGATTGTGGCAGTGGCTATAGACAAGGACAAGAACAGCCAATGTGCTCTCAAATGGGCAATTGACAATCTCATCAAACCAGGCCAATCTGTTCTTCTCATCCATGTCAAGATCAAGCCTCCCCTATTTTCTCAGTCACCTTCTCTTTCCAATTCCACCCCAA GAAGTAATCCAAATTGGGACCAACAGTTCGTCTGCAAAGAACCTGATTCCCAAACCCGGGAATTGATCCGACCTTTTCGTGTTTTTTGCGCACGTAAAAAT atACAATGCAGAGACATCGTACTAGAAGACTCCGATGTGACAAAAGCATTAGTCGAATACATTACTCAAAGTTCAATCGAGCATTTGGTTGTTGGTGCATCAGCAAAAACCGGCTTTCTTAG attcAAAGCATCAGATATTCCAGGAAGCATATCAAAGGCGGCACCGGACTTTTGTAATGTATATGTTGTAGCCAAGCAAAAACTTCAATCAAGGAGGGCCGCCTCACGTCCTGCCCCGGCCACCTCACCCCTACGCAATCCAGCTTTTAACCACACCCCAAGCGCAAAGCCAGAGCCATATGTCTTCCCACCTTCTGGTAACAAAG GAAATGAAAAGCCACCAGAACCTCAACGTAAATCCCACGATGAAATGGACAACTTCAG GTCTCCTTTTACTAGGAAGGGCCCAAATGGGAAGTCATATGCAGATCTCCCTATGCCGGATACTGACATATCTTTTGTTAGCTCTGGAAGGCCAAGCATTGACCGTATCTTCCCTGCATTTTATAACGAAAACCTAGATTCAGGGAGAGTCACCCCACCGCGAATGTCCAACAGCACGGAAATAGACTTGAACCACAGCTTTGAGTCTATGCAATACTTTGGACGGAGGTCCGTGGATATCAACTCCTCTCCACCCACATTCTCCTCGGTTTCTCAGGATAGCGATAGGTTATCCTCTGCATCACAGCCAATG GAAGAGGTGGAGGCTGAAATGAGAAGGCTAAAGCTGGAGCTCAAGCAAACTATGGAAATGTATAGCACTGCCTGTAAAGAGGCACTCTCGGCGAAGCAAAAG GCGGTAGAACTCCAGCGCTGGAAgttagaagaagaaaggagatTGGAAGAGGCGCGGCTAGCTGAAGAAGCCGCAATGGCTATTGTAGAAAAGGAGAGAGCTAAGTCCAGAGCAGCCATTGAGGCTGCTGAAGCTGCTAAGAGGATTGCAGAACTAGAAGCACAAAAAAGAATTAATGCAGAAATGAAAGCACTTAAAGAAcaggaagagaagaaaaaggcacTTGACGCTCTGCAACATTCGGATGTCAGGTATAGGAGGTACTCAATTGAAGAGATTGAGGCTGCCACGGAGTTCTTTACAGAATCCCGCAAGATTGGAGAAGGAGGTTATGGTCCTGTATATAGATGTTATCTAGACCACACTCCTGTTGCAGTTAAAGTTTTACGTCCAGATGCAGCGCAAGGAAGATCACAATTCAACCAAGAG GTTGAAGTACTGAGCTGTATACGGCATCCTAACATGGTTCTCCTGCTGGGAGCCTGCCCGGAATACGGATGCTTGGTTTACGAGTACATGGCTAATGGGAGCTTGGAAGACCGTCTTCTTCGTAGAGGAAACAGTCCACCTCTCTCTTGGCAACTTAGGTTTAAGATTGCAGCTGAAATTGGGACAGGCTTGCTATTCCTCCACCAGGCCAAACCAGAGCCACTAGTCCACCGCGACTTAAAACCCGCTAACATCTTGCTTGACCGCAACTATGTGAGCAAGATCAGCGATGTCGGCTTGGCCAGGCTTGTGCCCCCATCCGTTGCTGACACCGTGACACAGTATCGCATGACATCAACAGCCGGCACATTCTGCTACATAGACCCTGAGTATCAGCAAACCGGCATGCTTGGTGTCAAGTCTGATGTGTACTCCCTTGGGATTATGTTTCTACAAATGATCACAGCCAAGCCGGCAATGGGATTGACTCACCATGTTGAAAGGGCTATTGAGAAGGGGACTTTCGCGGATATGCTAGATCCATCCGTGCCAGATTGGCCGGTTGAAGACACATTGAAGTTTGCCAAACTGGCTCTCCAGTGTGCAGAGTTGCGGCGAAAAGACAGGCCGGACCTTGGAAAAGTTATCCAGCCAGAACTTAACAGATTGAGAGGGATTGCTGAAGAGACAATGCACCCAACACTGATGGCTGGTGATCATAGCCCCTCATGCAAATACAGCCAAGTTTCGGTGCAGCTA GAGGGGAGTGAACCAGGTACAAGATCTACCGAGAGCTAG
- the LOC103431334 gene encoding BURP domain protein RD22-like has translation MEFRLSKMLTFLTLTTLVGMASHAAAVRQPLPQLSYWNSVLPNTPIPKAFRELIHPGDLVSKNFLRPAGTENQLDKATDALGPCAGLVLMEKDLHPGKTVKYGFPRDTTSKSSRFVSRPTAESIPFSSNKMEEILKRFSLRPESSEANTIKETIDYCEMPAMKGEERYCSTSLESLVDFATSELGSNIRTMSTEVERGANNDVEQTYTITDGVKVLAEDKVVTCHKMSYPFAVFLCHAIEKTRAYMVPMEGADGTKANAVIICHRDTSKFAPNNWGLSQLHLKPGEGSLCHLLSDGHLTWLREKNLDEQYIVSVA, from the exons ATGGAGTTCCGTCTCTCAAAAATGCTTACTTTTCTCACT CTGACCACACTGGTGGGAATGGCAAGTCATGCAGCTGCTGTGCGGCAGCCGTTGCCTCAACTTTCCTACTGGAACTCCGTCCTGCCGAACACACCAATTCCAAAAGCTTTCCGTGAACTTATCCATCCTGgag ACTTAGTATCCAAGAACTTTCTCCGTCCTGCTGGCACTGAGAACCAACTTGACAAAGCCACTGATGCTCTTGGCCCTTGTGCTGGCTTAGTCCTCATGGAGAAGGACTTGCACCCTGGAAAAACAGTGAAATATGGCTTCCCCAGAGACACAACAAGCAAATCATCACGTTTCGTGTCCCGCCCAACCGCAGAGTCGATCCCCTTCTCATCAAACAAAATGGAAGAAATTCTCAAACGATTTTCGCTGAGGCCGGAATCATCAGAAGCCAATACAATCAAGGAAACCATTGATTATTGCGAAATGCCGGCCATGAAAGGAGAAGAAAGATATTGTTCTACCTCTTTGGAGTCACTGGTTGACTTCGCCACCTCCGAGCTCGGATCGAACATCCGAACAATGTCGACGGAGGTGGAAAGAGGAGCCAACAATGATGTGGAGCAGACTTACACAATAACCGACGGAGTGAAGGTGCTGGCCGAGGACAAAGTCGTCACGTGCCATAAGATGAGCTATCCATTTGCTGTGTTCTTGTGCCATGCCATAGAAAAGACAAGGGCCTACATGGTGCCTATGGAAGGTGCCGACGGGACCAAGGCAAATGCAGTAATTATTTGCCATCGAGACACATCTAAATTTGCACCAAACAATTGGGGCTTGTCACAGCTCCATCTTAAACCAGGAGAAGGTTCCCTCTGCCATCTTCTCTCCGACGGACATCTTACCTGGCTTAGAGAGAAAAACCTAGATGAACAATACATAGTTTCAGTTGCCTAA
- the LOC103456074 gene encoding probable LRR receptor-like serine/threonine-protein kinase At4g31250 → MAHIHKAYDHHHWLFMLIFLVLSYVASSSDPTEAATLLKFKSSLLNATALDNWTNATPPCNGTDNWAGLYCDHDDNVFGLNLSKMGLRGIIDIDALLNLSGLKTVSVMNNSFDGPIPSVNKLSSLVSFYLSYNNFSGEIPEDFFVGMNSLKKIYLDGNEFTGKIPKSLAALTKIVELDIRGNQFSGKLPKFSQNPKAWKTMNVSYNRLEGRIPASLRNSDPSAFLGNLDLCGKPLAACKSSKKKLLLIIAVTVISVAVILFIAACLERRRSAQSKQVTRVQDKLGAHHDTGAMEVQLAAEEENNNFHNNAERGGGGGGGGELYFVQQDRNFELEELLRAPAEVLGSGSFGSSYKAGILSGSVVVKKFRQMNQVRKDEFYDHMRRLGRLSHPNLLPLIAFYYRKEEKLLVHAFVANGSLASHLHVKRESGQPGLDWATRLMIIKGVARGLAYLYREFPGLTVPHGHLKSSNVLLDNNFNPLLAEYALIPLINRDHAQKFMVAFKSPEFYHTERTLKKTDVWSLGILILEMLTGKFPANYLQPGKRANADLAAWVNSVVREEWTGEVFDKDMKGTKNGEGEMLKLLKIGMCCCESNVEGRWDWREVVDKIEQLKERDTDEDYSSYASDGDAYSSRVISEDDLSFSVTA, encoded by the exons ATGGCTCATATTCACAAAGCATATGATCACCATCACTGGCTTTTCATGCTAATTTTCTTAGTATTATCGTACGTTGCTTCATCTTCGGACCCGACGGAGGCAGCCACCCTCCTCAAGTTCAAGTCATCTCTATTGAACGCCACTGCTCTGGACAATTGGACTAATGCCACACCTCCATGCAACGGCACGGACAACTGGGCAGGTCTGTATTGTGATCACGATGACAATGTGTTCGGGTTGAATTTATCGAAGATGGGTCTACGGGGGATCATCGATATAGACGCACTTTTGAATTTATCTGGCCTGAAAACCGTAAGCGTCATGAACAATAGCTTTGACGGGCCTATCCCTAGTGTGAACAAACTTAGTTCACTTGTGTCATTTTACTTGTCGTACAATAACTTCTCTGGTGAAATCCCAGAAGACTTTTTTGTTGGGATGAATTCCTTGAAGAAAATTTATTTGGATGGGAATGAATTCACGGGGAAAATACCAAAGTCGTTGGCTGCATTGACTAAGATTGTGGAATTGGATATTCGGGGAAACCAATTCAGTGGGAAGCTACCAAAATTTTCACAAAATCCAAAGGCATGGAAAACTATGAATGTGTCATACAACAGACTCGAGGGTCGTATTCCGGCAAGCCTGAGAAATTCCGACCCAAGCGCTTTCCTCG GAAACCTAGACTTGTGTGGGAAGCCACTGGCTGCGTGcaagtcatcaaagaagaaactCCTCCTAATCATCGCCGTCACAGTCATCTCAGTGGCTGTAATCTTGTTCATTGCAGCATGCCTCGAACGACGCCGTTCAGCACAATCAAAACAAGTAACAAGAGTACAAGACAAACTAGGGGCTCACCATGACACAGGTGCAATGGAGGTCCAATTGGCAGCTGAAGAAGAAAATAACAACTTCCATAACAATGctgagagaggaggaggaggaggaggaggaggagagttgTATTTTGTGCAGCAGGACAGAAATTTTGAGTTGGAAGAGTTGCTGAGGGCCCCAGCTGAGGTTTTGGGGAGTGGGTCCTTTGGGTCATCTTACAAGGCAGGGATTTTGAGTGGGTCCGTGGTTGTGAAGAAGTTTAGGCAAATGAACCAAGTGAGGAAAGATGAATTTTATGACCACATGAGAAGGCTTGGGAGGTTGTCACACCCTAATTTGCTCCCACTTATTGCCTTCTATTACAGGAAAGAAGAGAAGCTCTTGGTTCATGCTTTTGTTGCCAATGGAAGCTTGGCTAGTCACCTCCATG TTAAGCGAGAAAGCGGGCAGCCAGGATTGGATTGGGCAACTCGGTTGATGATCATCAAAGGAGTGGCAAGGGGCTTGGCCTACCTCTACAGAGAGTTCCCCGGCTTAACCGTACCCCATGGTCACCTCAAGTCTTCCAACGTGCTCCTAGACAACAACTTCAACCCCCTCTTAGCAGAATATGCCCTCATACCCTTAATCAACAGAGACCATGCACAAAAGTTCATGGTGGCCTTCAAGTCCCCGGAGTTCTACCACACCGAACGCACGTTGAAAAAGACCGATGTATGGAGCCTAGGCATACTCATCTTAGAAATGCTCACCGGAAAATTCCCAGCAAACTATCTCCAACCGGGGAAGCGAGCGAATGCAGACTTGGCGGCTTGGGTGAACTCGGTTGTGAGGGAAGAGTGGACGGGTGAAGTGTTTGACAAGGACATGAAGGGGACGAAGAACGGGGAAGGCGAAATGCTGAAGCTGCTAAAGATTGGGATGTGTTGCTGTGAGAGCAATGTGGAGGGGAGGTGGGATTGGAGAGAAGTTGTGGACAAGATTGAACAGTTGAAGGAGAGGGATACTGATGAAGATTACTCTTCTTATGCTAGTGATGGGGATGCGTATTCTTCTAGGGTTATTTCTGAGGATGACTTGTCTTTCTCTGTCACTGCTTGA
- the LOC103424733 gene encoding uncharacterized protein, producing MAWWEGSDETRLLIAADTAETGNDAGQLLSLRHPKSGNKMCCLFVNEVLQELNWFKQSYTSWFLGDYVAEDGGLYTATPVDPVFIFLPIFEEARMKKGDDPGKFRLLDDIIFIEGYPGYHKLLSIAENCMQLVCEIKEIGSSKFFRLDDSKVLAWLYHKVCQLKQRLSTLDHNYAAREEKDILTDAVSVLGEYVKDEPWLKLLSDRLRIDFTEATRKTSDIEFLPTATGSDLGPFNGLQEKSKSENKPTRSGRQAKKAKVETESHNIRDMFTRASSRRKK from the exons ATGGCTTGGTGGGAAGGCTCCGACGAAACCCGTCTTCTCATCGCAGCAG ATACTGCTGAAACCGGAAACGACGCCGGGCAATTGCTTTCGCTTCGCCATCCCAAGTCCG GAAACAAAATGTGCTGCCTTTTTGTAAATGAGGTTCTTCAGGAACTTAATTGGTTCAAGCAATCCTACACTTCTTGGTTTCTGGGTGATTACGTTGCTGAAG ATGGTGGATTGTATACTGCCACTCCAGTTGACCCTGTGTTCATTTTCTTGCCCATTTTCGAAGAAGCTAGAATGAAG AAGGGGGATGATCCTGGGAAGTTCAGGCTTTTAGATGATATAATCTTCATCGAAGGCTATCCTGGATATCATAAACTACTGTCCATTGCGGAGAACTGTATGCAATTAGTTTGCGAAATTAAAG AAATTGGATCCTCGAAATTTTTTAGGCTGGATGATTCCAAGGTTCTGGCTTGGTTGTACCACAAG GTCTGTCAGCTAAAACAGAGACTATCCACTTTGGACCATAATTATGCTGCACGGGAAGAGAAAGACATAT TGACTGATGCAGTTTCAGTATTAGGGGAATACGTGAAGGATGAGCCCTGGTTGAAGCTTTTGAGTGACCGTTTGAG GATAGATTTTACAGAAGCAACAAGAAAAACGTCAGATATCGAATTTCTCCCAACTGCCACAGGGAGTGACCTGGGGCCTTTTAATGGTTTACAG GAAAAGAGTAAGAGCGAGAATAAGCCTACCCGATCTGGAAGGCAAGCGAAGAAGGCCAAAGTGGAGACGGAATCACATAACATCAGAGATATGTTTACTAGGGCTTCTTCAAGAAGGAAAAAGTGA